One Megamonas hypermegale genomic window carries:
- a CDS encoding ABC transporter permease, whose translation MMNSLRDEIKYLFSGQGMPYEKVSIMVAVIITVFFTVILGNNFIKDANVAIIDLDNSKYSHELIDKIDTSQYMKVTAVINTPVEPKNLFYQDKNIVVIYLPKDLEKNRYTNTAGSIGVFYDNTNTAQTSEIKEALNEIIVEDNLVTQTDTQTGGITLNARNLFNPAASTSNGETQGFLFFFSSMFFTFATIGMIPRLRITGKLNSILKQGTPFDLMIRILPYGMCLLISIFIGLAILRIWGDMVFSGYIVTFIITQVFYIFIVGICSILIGWTAANPGVASSRMILFIPGGFILGGATAPAQILSTWAYVLSHIFPLTWEFHFVRDILMRGANLADIAQIFGAFLIYCAVIITIFCISFYKAKANLLLSEMKEKEVNA comes from the coding sequence ATGATGAATTCACTAAGAGATGAAATAAAATATTTGTTTTCAGGGCAGGGAATGCCATATGAAAAAGTTTCTATTATGGTAGCAGTTATAATTACAGTTTTTTTTACAGTGATTTTAGGCAATAATTTTATCAAAGATGCTAATGTAGCTATTATCGATTTAGATAATTCTAAATATAGTCATGAACTTATTGACAAAATAGATACTTCTCAATATATGAAGGTTACGGCTGTAATTAATACACCTGTAGAGCCTAAAAATTTATTTTATCAAGATAAAAATATAGTAGTTATTTATTTACCAAAAGATTTAGAGAAAAATCGCTATACAAATACAGCTGGCAGTATTGGGGTTTTTTATGATAATACAAATACGGCTCAAACATCAGAAATTAAAGAAGCGTTAAATGAAATTATAGTTGAAGATAATTTAGTGACACAAACTGATACACAAACAGGCGGAATAACATTAAATGCTAGAAATTTATTTAATCCAGCAGCTTCTACAAGTAATGGTGAAACACAGGGTTTTTTGTTTTTTTTCTCGTCCATGTTTTTTACCTTTGCTACGATTGGAATGATACCACGTTTAAGAATTACTGGAAAATTAAATTCCATTTTAAAACAAGGGACGCCTTTTGATTTAATGATACGAATTTTACCGTATGGAATGTGTTTATTGATAAGTATTTTCATTGGTTTAGCTATTTTACGTATTTGGGGAGATATGGTTTTTTCAGGTTATATTGTTACTTTTATTATTACACAGGTATTTTATATTTTTATAGTAGGTATATGTTCTATTTTAATTGGCTGGACTGCGGCAAATCCGGGAGTGGCTTCTAGTAGAATGATTTTATTTATTCCAGGTGGTTTTATTCTTGGAGGAGCAACAGCTCCAGCCCAAATTCTTTCAACGTGGGCATATGTTTTGTCTCATATTTTCCCTTTAACTTGGGAATTCCATTTTGTGCGAGATATTTTAATGCGCGGAGCTAATTTGGCGGATATAGCACAGATATTTGGCGCATTTTTGATTTATTGTGCGGTGATAATAACAATATTTTGTATAAGTTTTTATAAAGCTAAAGCGAATTTATTGTTATCTGAAATGAAAGAGAAAGAAGTGAATGCGTGA
- a CDS encoding DAK2 domain-containing protein, with product MTGNKEVITGNDYKRMIAGAYSAFLLEYENINALNGESLLDRKAGTHILRTIGAAAMSLRDLQAESIGGVSKRVGSAAVLGARGNAGVLISQILRGIAKGLSGKYEASSSVFGKSFQYGILYAQRAVNDEVERPIIVTAKAVAKGAYNAVRANLPITEILTEAINAGGIALSQVEHKCGFVDAGAKALMVFLQGCRNGLDGYYVSPVLLFSSGFKTSHDVPNPRYDLVYPYAVSCRLEKCRASKDDLAKMLKPMGKVIVIKSEGRDVLLYLHTDYPGNVLEQAVDWGTMEDVKIQNLAMPHNLKSVDKTMLDVAVLAIADDEASAQALEELGAIAVITKDKVSGPSVGDLINLIHSDIAKNYIIMANNVDNSLVMAQAKRLLNNNIEILYSTNLEEQIKALKVFNPEIPMKENIKNMNETLNVQ from the coding sequence ATGACAGGAAATAAAGAAGTAATTACAGGAAATGACTATAAAAGAATGATAGCAGGCGCGTATAGTGCATTTTTGCTGGAATATGAAAATATCAATGCTCTTAATGGTGAATCTTTATTGGATAGAAAAGCTGGCACACATATTTTACGCACAATAGGTGCAGCAGCAATGTCTTTGCGTGATTTACAAGCAGAAAGTATCGGCGGTGTATCAAAACGTGTTGGCAGTGCGGCAGTTTTAGGTGCTAGAGGTAATGCAGGCGTATTGATTTCACAGATTTTACGCGGTATTGCTAAGGGTTTATCAGGAAAATATGAAGCATCTTCATCTGTTTTTGGTAAATCATTTCAGTATGGTATTTTATATGCACAGCGTGCTGTGAATGATGAAGTAGAACGTCCAATTATTGTAACAGCAAAAGCTGTAGCAAAAGGTGCATACAATGCAGTTCGTGCAAATTTGCCAATTACAGAAATTTTGACAGAAGCTATTAACGCTGGCGGAATTGCACTTAGCCAAGTAGAACATAAATGTGGTTTTGTAGATGCAGGTGCAAAGGCTTTAATGGTATTTTTACAAGGTTGTCGTAACGGTCTTGATGGATATTATGTTTCACCTGTTTTATTATTTTCTTCTGGTTTTAAAACTTCACATGATGTGCCAAATCCACGCTATGATTTGGTTTATCCATATGCAGTATCTTGTAGATTGGAAAAATGTAGAGCAAGTAAAGATGATTTAGCTAAAATGCTTAAACCTATGGGTAAAGTAATTGTTATAAAAAGCGAAGGTCGCGATGTTTTATTATATCTACATACAGATTATCCAGGCAATGTACTTGAACAAGCTGTTGATTGGGGCACAATGGAAGATGTAAAAATACAAAATTTAGCTATGCCACATAATTTAAAATCAGTAGATAAAACAATGTTAGATGTAGCAGTATTAGCTATAGCAGATGATGAAGCAAGTGCACAAGCTTTAGAAGAGTTAGGTGCTATAGCTGTAATTACAAAAGATAAAGTCAGCGGTCCATCTGTTGGCGATTTAATAAACTTAATTCACAGTGATATTGCCAAAAATTATATTATTATGGCTAATAATGTAGATAATTCCTTAGTAATGGCACAAGCAAAACGTTTATTAAATAATAATATAGAAATTTTATATTCAACTAATTTAGAAGAACAAATAAAAGCTTTAAAAGTATTTAATCCAGAAATTCCAATGAAGGAAAATATAAAAAATATGAATGAAACTTTAAATGTTCAATAA
- a CDS encoding NlpC/P60 family protein codes for MIVFLAAFLFFNNISFAAPILKLNSHGHDVIVLQQNLMRLKYSVSKVSGNYDKETQDAVKAFQKDNRLSVTGIVNRETWWAIKGGRPTISTSSTSSQTAKPTNSPIWDNISSVPYGRTFLDKKEVSSIISTAKNYMGVPYVFGGASPEEGFDCSGFLEYIFARNGIEIPRTADEQYKLGKLVRQSQLVAGDLVFFTTYEPGASHCGIYLGNDKFIHASSSRGIRVDDLNDSYWASRYYGGKHIVK; via the coding sequence ATGATAGTTTTTTTAGCAGCATTTTTATTTTTTAATAATATAAGTTTTGCAGCGCCAATTTTAAAATTAAATTCACATGGACATGATGTAATTGTTTTACAGCAAAATTTAATGCGTTTAAAATATAGCGTAAGTAAAGTAAGTGGCAATTATGATAAAGAAACACAAGATGCAGTAAAGGCATTTCAAAAAGATAATAGACTCAGTGTAACCGGTATTGTAAATAGAGAAACATGGTGGGCGATAAAAGGCGGTAGACCAACAATAAGTACTAGTTCTACTAGTAGTCAAACAGCAAAACCTACTAATTCGCCTATCTGGGATAATATATCTTCAGTACCATATGGTAGAACTTTTTTAGATAAAAAAGAAGTATCTTCAATTATTAGTACTGCTAAAAATTATATGGGAGTTCCATATGTTTTTGGTGGAGCATCGCCAGAGGAAGGCTTTGATTGTTCGGGATTTTTGGAATATATTTTTGCTAGAAATGGTATAGAGATACCACGAACAGCTGATGAACAGTACAAATTGGGAAAACTCGTAAGACAATCTCAACTTGTTGCAGGTGATTTAGTATTTTTTACTACGTATGAACCAGGTGCTTCACATTGTGGAATTTATTTAGGTAATGATAAATTTATTCATGCTTCTAGTAGTAGAGGTATTAGAGTTGATGATTTAAATGATTCTTATTGGGCTAGTCGATATTATGGCGGAAAACATATTGTAAAATAG
- a CDS encoding PTS sugar transporter subunit IIA, protein MLGIIVGTHGHLAEELVKTCAMICGEPENLKTVTLVPGEGPDDLIVKYNKAIEEMDTTNGVIILNDLFGGSPYNAACRIAINDEKCGVVTGVSLPMLIEVINYRLYSGDEADVQTAMEKAIEANGSGTQKFHKSQVEESEDKEGDDL, encoded by the coding sequence ATGCTAGGTATTATAGTAGGAACACATGGTCATTTAGCAGAAGAGCTCGTAAAAACTTGTGCTATGATTTGTGGAGAACCAGAAAATTTAAAAACAGTAACGTTGGTACCAGGGGAAGGTCCGGATGATTTGATAGTAAAATACAATAAAGCTATTGAAGAGATGGATACGACAAATGGTGTAATTATTTTAAATGATTTATTTGGAGGTAGCCCATATAATGCGGCTTGTCGTATTGCCATCAATGATGAAAAATGTGGTGTTGTTACTGGTGTAAGTTTACCGATGCTCATTGAAGTAATCAATTATCGATTATATAGTGGTGATGAAGCTGATGTGCAAACTGCTATGGAAAAAGCTATAGAAGCAAATGGCAGTGGCACACAAAAATTCCATAAGAGTCAAGTTGAAGAAAGTGAAGATAAAGAAGGAGACGATTTATAA
- a CDS encoding HlyD family secretion protein, translated as MNLRKKSIVFCGIFVLLFLISGITLMYKGNDAIALAIEKKDGILTAEQVKLSFDSVSGRLIKEAIKEGQEVKKGDIIMQLDSTDTDLSIEKTKAQIAQLDAQINSQNGAINVEYAMTDTQEVQTFNQIDQQKAAIASAQATYKNKQIDYNRKLQLLEVEAIAQSDLDDAKMALDVASADLAQQQELLNQLLGGANDNANTQDINLPTINQQRQEIDNKLNDVEALIEQKKQLEVQLKELEVTKSRLTLYAPEDGKIIKILAKQGEMILANTPVVLLESNRRYYDIYISENQVANLAEGDTINGKSIANDLTVPGTIRLITQAPGFADLKQSREKGQADLSAFQIRIYTDDVEGLQTGMTIEVTDDEFTKR; from the coding sequence ATGAATTTAAGGAAGAAATCTATTGTATTTTGTGGGATTTTTGTTTTGTTATTTCTTATTAGTGGAATTACTTTAATGTATAAAGGTAATGATGCTATAGCATTGGCGATTGAGAAGAAAGATGGAATTTTAACGGCTGAACAAGTGAAATTATCGTTTGATTCAGTTAGTGGTCGCTTAATTAAAGAGGCTATAAAAGAAGGGCAAGAAGTAAAAAAAGGCGATATTATAATGCAGTTGGATAGTACAGATACAGATTTATCTATTGAAAAAACTAAAGCACAGATTGCTCAATTAGATGCACAAATAAATTCGCAAAATGGTGCTATTAATGTAGAGTATGCTATGACAGATACACAAGAAGTTCAGACATTTAATCAAATTGATCAACAAAAAGCAGCTATTGCTTCAGCTCAAGCTACTTATAAAAATAAACAAATAGATTACAATAGAAAGTTACAACTTTTAGAAGTAGAAGCTATTGCACAATCTGATTTAGATGATGCGAAAATGGCTTTAGATGTGGCTTCGGCTGATTTAGCACAACAGCAAGAACTTTTAAATCAATTGTTAGGTGGAGCAAATGATAATGCAAATACACAGGATATTAATTTACCTACAATAAATCAACAACGCCAAGAAATTGATAATAAATTAAATGATGTGGAAGCTTTAATAGAGCAGAAGAAACAACTTGAAGTACAGTTAAAAGAATTAGAAGTAACAAAATCTCGTTTGACTTTATATGCTCCAGAAGATGGTAAGATTATTAAAATTTTGGCAAAGCAAGGGGAAATGATTTTGGCAAATACACCAGTAGTGTTATTAGAAAGCAATAGACGTTATTATGATATTTATATTAGTGAAAATCAAGTAGCTAACCTAGCAGAAGGTGATACTATAAATGGTAAAAGTATTGCAAATGATTTAACTGTTCCAGGAACAATACGGTTGATTACTCAAGCACCAGGGTTTGCAGATTTAAAACAATCACGAGAAAAAGGGCAGGCTGATTTATCTGCATTTCAAATTCGTATTTATACAGATGATGTAGAAGGTTTACAAACTGGTATGACTATAGAGGTAACCGATGATGAATTCACTAAGAGATGA
- a CDS encoding sigma 54-interacting transcriptional regulator yields MKRIEKIYEYLQDFAAKNKEAQGLTATEIADNLGFLRSNVSRELNKLYRMGKITKIAGRPVLYSISKISNIQKKSDKMKVSVEKSAFSNLIGANDSLKKQVEQAKAAVIYPPNGLHTLIVGQTGVGKTLLAHMMFEYGKEVGKFANNAPFVTFNCADYYNNPQLLISHIFGHIKGAFTGADKSAPGLIEAADEGILFLDEIHRLPPEGQEMIFYFMDTGTFNRLGETKRERTANVLIIGATTENPDSVLTKTFKRRIPNIISIPPLAQRSIKEKLEIMKVLFTEESRSIKKPVLVSADAVKAIIGSIGSGNVGQLKSNIRLLCAQAFLNSIRSDGHIKITYQMLPSNIKSGILSISQTKERDDVSFISHYIEKDLYVTPTSPAKISKEKDDEPFNLYQMVENKVNMLKREGIADELIQQIIVADVNTYVKSLYNQKDNVTLSVNDRLLKIIDADMVDFVQQIVDLVERYINLISRERFLYAFGLHLSSMFNRIKSEKNIYHLLEGTVDNNSIEFKLATKIKLMIEEKYDVTVSKSETEYFAMLLQSLKQEDNSRKIVIAVAMHGEYTASSMVNVARKLYSANKVTLLAFDMPLECRPDDMLNKIVEQLQNIDCREGVLLLADMGSLCSFGPILEERLNVPVKTLGMVTTPFVLEAIRKVDIAGISLSAVYDSLKSFTGYEHVDLNINHSDTKEKAVVTICSTGKGTAEKLQNLVIDILVDVSMNHIKVFSVGIYDMHERLTQIAHKYQIIAVVGVKNPHIDAPFIPIEQMINGEGDIILREIVGAKASVKKEKTNVVLKRFCEDGLQEMLLYLNPSKIINSLIKFIEKLEKDLDSKWDNPHKLRLVIHVGCALERMVVHNGLAYNTESAGEVDTRVFNIIKEAAKIFEKTFQIKLTDDEICYITKMV; encoded by the coding sequence ATGAAGCGAATTGAAAAGATTTATGAGTATTTACAAGATTTTGCGGCTAAAAATAAAGAGGCACAAGGATTAACAGCTACAGAAATTGCAGATAATCTTGGATTTTTACGTAGTAATGTCAGTAGAGAATTAAATAAATTATACCGCATGGGAAAAATAACGAAAATAGCAGGACGACCAGTATTATATAGTATATCTAAAATATCTAACATACAAAAAAAATCGGATAAGATGAAAGTATCAGTAGAAAAATCTGCTTTTAGTAATTTGATTGGAGCAAATGATAGTTTAAAAAAACAAGTGGAGCAAGCTAAAGCAGCTGTTATTTATCCACCTAATGGGCTTCATACATTAATTGTTGGACAAACAGGCGTAGGAAAAACTCTTTTGGCTCATATGATGTTTGAATATGGAAAAGAAGTTGGAAAATTTGCAAATAACGCACCATTTGTTACTTTTAACTGTGCAGATTATTATAATAATCCACAATTACTCATATCACATATTTTTGGACATATTAAAGGTGCTTTTACAGGAGCAGATAAATCAGCCCCAGGTCTTATTGAAGCAGCTGATGAAGGTATTTTATTTTTAGATGAAATTCATCGTTTGCCTCCAGAAGGACAAGAAATGATTTTTTATTTTATGGATACGGGTACTTTTAATAGATTAGGAGAAACAAAACGAGAAAGAACGGCTAATGTTTTGATAATTGGGGCTACGACGGAAAATCCTGATTCAGTATTAACAAAAACTTTTAAGCGTCGTATACCAAATATAATTTCTATTCCACCACTTGCACAGCGTTCAATAAAAGAGAAGCTAGAAATAATGAAAGTGTTGTTTACGGAAGAATCACGCAGTATAAAAAAACCTGTATTGGTTTCAGCTGATGCAGTAAAAGCAATTATCGGTAGTATTGGTAGTGGAAATGTTGGTCAATTAAAATCAAACATTCGTCTTTTGTGTGCACAGGCTTTTTTAAATAGTATACGCAGTGATGGTCATATTAAAATAACGTATCAAATGTTACCATCGAATATAAAATCAGGCATTTTATCTATAAGTCAAACAAAGGAAAGAGATGATGTATCTTTCATCAGTCATTATATTGAAAAAGATTTATATGTAACGCCAACTTCTCCTGCTAAGATATCAAAAGAAAAAGATGATGAACCATTTAATCTATATCAAATGGTAGAAAATAAAGTGAATATGTTAAAACGGGAAGGTATTGCTGATGAATTAATTCAACAGATAATCGTAGCTGATGTTAATACGTATGTGAAATCACTTTATAATCAAAAGGATAATGTAACATTATCAGTAAATGACCGCTTATTGAAAATAATTGATGCTGATATGGTAGATTTTGTTCAGCAGATTGTAGATTTAGTTGAACGATATATAAACCTTATTTCACGAGAACGTTTTTTATATGCGTTTGGTCTACATTTAAGTTCGATGTTTAATAGAATAAAAAGTGAAAAAAATATTTATCATTTACTAGAAGGAACGGTAGATAATAATTCTATTGAATTTAAATTAGCTACAAAAATAAAATTGATGATTGAAGAAAAATATGATGTTACTGTGTCAAAATCGGAAACAGAATATTTTGCTATGTTGTTGCAATCGTTGAAACAAGAAGATAATTCACGAAAAATAGTAATTGCTGTAGCTATGCATGGAGAATATACGGCAAGTTCAATGGTAAATGTGGCTCGTAAATTGTATAGCGCTAATAAAGTAACTTTATTAGCTTTTGATATGCCTTTAGAGTGTAGACCAGATGATATGCTCAATAAAATTGTAGAACAGTTGCAAAATATTGATTGTAGAGAAGGTGTACTTTTATTAGCAGATATGGGTTCGCTATGTAGCTTTGGTCCAATTTTAGAAGAGCGGTTAAATGTACCTGTTAAGACCTTAGGCATGGTTACAACGCCTTTTGTTTTAGAAGCGATACGCAAAGTTGATATTGCGGGAATTAGTCTTTCAGCAGTATATGATTCGCTTAAAAGTTTTACAGGATATGAACATGTAGATTTAAATATAAATCATAGTGACACAAAAGAAAAAGCTGTGGTAACAATTTGTAGTACAGGTAAAGGTACAGCGGAAAAATTGCAGAATTTAGTAATAGATATTTTAGTTGATGTTTCAATGAATCATATAAAAGTATTTTCCGTAGGTATATATGATATGCATGAAAGATTGACACAGATCGCACATAAATATCAGATTATAGCTGTTGTAGGTGTAAAAAATCCTCATATAGATGCTCCGTTTATACCGATTGAGCAGATGATAAATGGAGAAGGCGATATAATTTTGCGTGAAATTGTTGGTGCAAAAGCATCAGTGAAAAAAGAAAAGACAAATGTTGTACTAAAAAGATTTTGTGAAGATGGATTACAAGAAATGTTATTGTATTTAAATCCTAGTAAAATTATCAATAGTTTAATTAAGTTTATCGAAAAATTAGAGAAAGATTTAGATTCAAAATGGGATAATCCACATAAATTGCGTTTAGTAATTCATGTTGGCTGTGCTTTAGAGCGAATGGTAGTGCATAATGGATTGGCATATAATACAGAAAGTGCAGGTGAAGTTGATACACGTGTATTTAATATAATAAAAGAAGCGGCAAAAATATTTGAAAAGACATTTCAAATAAAACTTACAGATGATGAAATATGTTATATTACAAAAATGGTGTAA
- a CDS encoding MarR family winged helix-turn-helix transcriptional regulator: protein MTKKIIPTMEELEQHAKKIPEINPSSVLAMLIVKQVADDIQHEIFDILQEKYQLSEGKLHVMIILHQQKNLITPSFLAKKAGVTKATISIMLKRMQRDGLINLISSNEDGRVKKICFTEKGKTLMDDILPAHYLRISKLMGKLDAEEQKELIKLLRKIAS from the coding sequence ATGACAAAAAAGATTATTCCAACAATGGAAGAATTAGAGCAACATGCGAAAAAAATTCCAGAGATAAATCCATCTTCAGTTTTAGCAATGTTAATTGTTAAACAAGTAGCAGATGATATTCAACATGAAATTTTTGATATTTTACAAGAAAAATATCAGTTATCAGAAGGAAAGTTGCATGTAATGATTATTTTACATCAACAAAAAAATTTAATAACACCATCTTTTTTAGCTAAAAAAGCAGGCGTTACAAAAGCTACTATTAGTATTATGTTAAAACGAATGCAACGAGATGGTTTAATAAATTTAATTTCTAGTAATGAAGATGGAAGAGTTAAAAAAATTTGTTTTACAGAAAAAGGTAAAACATTAATGGATGATATTTTGCCTGCACATTATTTGCGTATTAGTAAATTAATGGGAAAGTTAGATGCCGAAGAACAAAAAGAATTAATAAAATTATTACGAAAGATTGCCTCTTAA
- a CDS encoding universal stress protein → MLLQEIVLHKVLVPIDGSKASYKALSHAVYIAKHNKIELTLLYVVDLNKEVSDFERVSLSGYVPENIKSKGIEILNKLAKEIPQEIKVNTSIEIGFPTEVIVEKAKNENYDIIVMGSRGLGKIKSIFMGSVSQYVLKYAHCPVLIVR, encoded by the coding sequence ATGTTATTACAAGAAATTGTTTTGCATAAGGTATTAGTGCCTATAGATGGTTCAAAAGCATCGTATAAAGCTTTGTCGCATGCTGTGTATATAGCTAAGCATAATAAAATAGAACTTACTTTATTGTATGTAGTAGATTTAAATAAAGAAGTGAGTGATTTTGAACGGGTTAGTCTTAGCGGTTATGTTCCTGAAAATATAAAAAGTAAAGGAATAGAGATATTAAATAAATTAGCAAAAGAAATTCCACAAGAGATAAAAGTTAATACATCTATTGAAATAGGTTTTCCAACAGAAGTCATTGTGGAAAAAGCTAAAAATGAAAATTATGATATTATTGTTATGGGAAGTAGAGGTTTAGGGAAAATAAAAAGTATTTTTATGGGAAGTGTTAGCCAATATGTTTTAAAATATGCGCATTGTCCAGTCTTAATTGTACGTTAA
- a CDS encoding Nramp family divalent metal transporter — MLKDYSKKHLASERAREILRYIGPGLLITVGFIDPGNWASNLAAGADFGYLLLWMVTLSTIMLILLQHNAAHLGIVTGLCLSEAATKYLPKWLSRPVLSTAMMASIATALAEILGGAIALNLLFGVPLVLGSIITAVFCAVLLKTNSYPKMEKIIIAFVSIIGFSFLIELNLVPIEWNSAMSGWVTPSLPDGSIIIVMSVLGAVVMPHNLFLHSEVIQSRQWNLQDEAVIKKQLRFEFLDTIFSMGIGWAINSSMIIVAAAVFFTNNIQIDDLSQATELLRPILGENAAIIFAVALLFAGISSTATCGIAGGSIFAGIFGEDYNIKDYHSWHGVLLTYGVAVLIIMFISDPFQGLIYSQMLLSMQLPITIILLMYLTSSRKVMGKYVNSLRLKIILGIISAVVIGLNILLLYQMLFA; from the coding sequence ATGTTAAAAGATTATAGTAAAAAACATTTGGCTAGTGAAAGAGCTAGAGAAATTCTTCGTTATATTGGACCGGGACTTTTAATCACAGTTGGCTTTATCGACCCAGGTAATTGGGCTTCAAATTTAGCGGCTGGTGCAGATTTTGGCTATTTATTATTGTGGATGGTAACTCTTTCGACGATAATGCTCATTTTGCTTCAGCATAATGCAGCTCATTTAGGAATTGTAACGGGGCTTTGTCTTTCAGAAGCGGCAACAAAATATTTGCCTAAATGGCTTTCACGTCCTGTGCTTTCAACTGCGATGATGGCTTCTATTGCCACAGCTTTAGCGGAAATTTTAGGTGGAGCGATTGCACTTAATTTGTTGTTTGGTGTGCCACTTGTTTTAGGTTCCATAATTACCGCTGTTTTTTGTGCTGTATTATTAAAAACGAATTCTTATCCTAAGATGGAAAAAATCATCATTGCATTTGTATCCATCATCGGATTTTCATTTTTAATTGAGTTGAATTTAGTGCCGATTGAATGGAATAGTGCGATGAGTGGTTGGGTAACGCCATCTCTTCCTGATGGTTCAATTATAATTGTCATGAGCGTACTTGGTGCAGTTGTCATGCCACATAATTTATTTTTACATTCTGAGGTTATTCAATCGCGTCAATGGAATTTGCAAGATGAAGCAGTCATAAAAAAACAACTTCGATTTGAATTTCTCGATACTATTTTTTCAATGGGAATAGGTTGGGCAATTAATAGTTCCATGATAATTGTTGCGGCAGCGGTATTTTTTACAAATAACATTCAAATAGATGATTTATCTCAAGCAACAGAACTTTTAAGACCGATATTAGGAGAAAATGCAGCAATTATTTTTGCTGTTGCGCTGTTATTTGCGGGAATTTCATCGACAGCAACTTGCGGAATAGCTGGAGGCAGTATTTTTGCAGGGATTTTTGGTGAAGATTACAATATTAAAGACTATCACTCTTGGCATGGGGTGCTGTTGACGTATGGCGTTGCAGTGCTCATAATCATGTTTATCTCTGACCCGTTTCAAGGGCTTATCTATTCGCAAATGTTACTCAGTATGCAACTTCCTATAACGATTATATTGTTAATGTATCTTACATCTTCTCGAAAAGTTATGGGAAAATATGTAAATAGTTTGCGTTTAAAGATAATTTTAGGAATTATCAGTGCTGTTGTCATAGGTTTGAATATTTTATTATTGTATCAAATGCTTTTTGCATGA